The Bacteroidota bacterium genome contains a region encoding:
- a CDS encoding aromatic amino acid lyase — translation MIKIGDKDITINEINEILSGNAPIEISKGALLRVNQSFKFLKEFSKGKVIYGINTGFGPMVQYKVSEKDQQELQYNLIRSHSAGAGKPLSNLQVKATMLARLNTLAKGYSGIHEEVIILLKELINRNVYPLIFEHGGVGASGDLVQLAHLALVLIGEGEVNYKGKWVSTASAFKAEKLKPISIHTREGLALINGTSAMTGIGLINAIDAQNLLRWSIMASSMISEIVETFDDHFSHELNHVKLHNGQNSIAAAMRAILTDSKLIKKRPEHLYHKKIEVEVMREKVQEYYSLRCVPQILGPVLDTIQRTKQILASEINSVNDNPIIDRENNNVFHGGNFHGDYVSLEMDKLKIVVTKLSMLCERQLNFLLNDKLNQKLPPFVNLGKLGLNLGMQGAQFTATSTVAENQTLSFPMYVHSIPNNNDNQDIVSMGTNSALLTQKVIENAFQVIAIEYITILQAIDYLKFETKLSSKSRKLYKTLRTIVPKFTKDAIKYKEIEAVKNYLQSNSLQILN, via the coding sequence ATGATTAAGATAGGCGACAAAGACATTACGATTAATGAAATAAACGAAATTTTAAGCGGCAATGCGCCAATCGAAATTTCGAAAGGAGCTTTGCTTCGGGTAAATCAGAGCTTTAAATTTTTGAAAGAATTTTCGAAAGGAAAGGTTATTTACGGCATCAACACCGGCTTTGGGCCAATGGTGCAATACAAAGTGAGTGAGAAAGACCAGCAGGAATTGCAATATAACCTCATTCGCAGCCACAGCGCAGGCGCCGGCAAACCACTTTCTAACTTGCAGGTAAAAGCTACAATGCTGGCGCGCTTAAATACGCTGGCAAAAGGGTATTCAGGCATACACGAAGAAGTAATTATTCTGCTCAAAGAACTCATCAACAGAAATGTTTATCCCTTAATTTTTGAACATGGCGGAGTTGGTGCAAGTGGCGATTTAGTGCAATTGGCGCACCTTGCATTGGTTTTAATTGGCGAAGGGGAAGTGAATTACAAAGGCAAATGGGTGTCCACTGCCAGTGCATTTAAAGCTGAAAAATTAAAACCTATTTCCATCCACACCCGCGAAGGATTAGCCTTAATTAACGGCACATCGGCCATGACTGGTATTGGCTTAATTAATGCAATTGATGCACAAAACTTATTGCGCTGGTCTATCATGGCATCCAGCATGATTAGTGAAATTGTGGAAACTTTTGACGATCATTTTTCGCATGAATTAAATCATGTAAAATTACACAACGGACAAAACTCCATTGCAGCAGCAATGCGTGCCATTTTAACAGATAGCAAACTCATTAAAAAACGCCCGGAGCACCTCTATCACAAAAAAATTGAAGTAGAAGTGATGCGCGAAAAAGTACAGGAATATTACAGCCTGCGCTGCGTTCCGCAAATATTAGGTCCGGTGCTGGATACCATTCAACGCACCAAACAAATATTAGCTTCTGAAATCAATTCGGTAAACGACAATCCCATCATCGACCGCGAAAACAACAATGTTTTTCACGGTGGAAACTTCCACGGCGATTATGTTTCGCTCGAAATGGATAAACTCAAAATTGTGGTGACTAAGCTCTCTATGCTATGTGAACGTCAACTCAACTTTTTATTAAACGATAAACTGAACCAAAAGCTACCACCATTTGTTAACTTGGGTAAATTAGGATTGAATTTGGGAATGCAAGGAGCTCAATTTACTGCAACGAGTACAGTTGCCGAAAATCAAACCTTATCGTTCCCGATGTATGTGCACAGCATTCCGAACAATAACGATAATCAAGACATTGTTAGCATGGGTACCAATTCTGCTTTGCTTACACAGAAAGTGATTGAAAATGCATTTCAAGTGATTGCCATCGAATACATCACTATCTTGCAAGCAATCGATTATTTAAAGTTTGAAACAAAACTCAGCTCAAAATCACGTAAACTCTACAAAACCTTGCGAACAATTGTTCCAAAGTTTACTAAAGATGCAATTAAATACAAGGAAATTGAAGCGGTGAAAAACTATTTGCAAAGCAATTCACTTCAAATACTAAATTAA
- the fabG gene encoding 3-oxoacyl-ACP reductase FabG, which yields MKYALVTGGSRGIGRAICLTLAESGHYILINYKSNQAEAEKTLELVRAKGSDGEIIKFDVGSGADIEATLGGWIEKNEDKPIEVLVNNAGVRQDVLLMWMKPEEWHNVLNPTLDGFFYVTRLIIKGMLMKKYGRIINVVSLSGIKGMPGQTNYSAAKAGIIGATKALAQEVGRRNVTVNAVAPGFIKTDMTTDLNEKDFKALIPMNRFGEAEEVAEVVGFLASPKASYITGEVISINGGLYT from the coding sequence ATGAAATACGCATTAGTAACCGGAGGATCAAGAGGTATTGGAAGAGCTATTTGCTTAACCTTGGCGGAAAGCGGACATTACATCCTTATCAATTACAAATCCAATCAGGCGGAAGCCGAAAAAACCTTGGAATTGGTGCGTGCCAAAGGAAGCGATGGAGAAATTATAAAATTTGATGTGGGCAGCGGAGCCGATATTGAAGCTACATTGGGTGGCTGGATCGAAAAAAATGAGGATAAACCTATTGAAGTGCTTGTAAACAATGCCGGAGTCCGACAGGACGTATTGCTCATGTGGATGAAGCCCGAAGAATGGCACAATGTGCTGAACCCCACCTTAGACGGATTTTTTTACGTTACACGACTGATAATCAAAGGAATGTTGATGAAAAAATACGGGCGCATCATCAATGTGGTTTCCTTATCGGGAATAAAAGGAATGCCCGGCCAAACCAACTATTCCGCTGCAAAAGCCGGAATAATTGGGGCAACCAAAGCCTTAGCACAGGAAGTTGGTCGTAGAAATGTTACCGTGAATGCAGTAGCACCGGGATTCATCAAAACCGATATGACTACCGATTTAAATGAAAAAGATTTTAAAGCGCTTATCCCTATGAATCGATTTGGCGAAGCAGAAGAAGTGGCAGAAGTAGTAGGGTTTTTAGCTTCTCCAAAAGCATCTTACATCACGGGTGAAGTAATATCCATAAATGGCGGATTGTATACCTAG
- a CDS encoding beta-ketoacyl-[acyl-carrier-protein] synthase family protein, with protein MNRVVITGLGVYSTIGRNLEEVKNSLYKGKSGIGFDQERKEFGFRSGLTGIIEKPVLKGQLDRRLRIGLPEQGEYAFLATTEALKNARIDMDFLEKNDVGILYGNDSSAKPVIDATDTLREKRDTMLLGSGSVFQSMNSTVTMNLSTIFKLKGINFTISGACASGSHSIGMGYFLIKHGLQEQVICGGAQELNMYSMGSFDALSAFSIKESTPQTASKPFDKNRDGLVPSGGAATVILESYESAVKRGAPILAELVGYGFSSNGSHISQPSVDGLVKSMAMAMRDAGLSNAEIDYINAHATSTPVGDGFEARAIDKMFGDVQTPVSSTKSMTGHECWMAGASEIVYSMLMLQDGFIAPNINFESPDEDSAKLNLATKTIDKNIDVFLSNSFGFGGTNSSLIVKKIK; from the coding sequence ATAAACAGAGTAGTAATAACGGGTTTAGGAGTGTATTCCACCATCGGGCGTAATCTCGAAGAGGTGAAAAATTCGTTATACAAAGGCAAATCAGGAATTGGATTTGATCAGGAAAGAAAAGAATTTGGCTTTCGCTCAGGCTTAACCGGAATTATCGAAAAACCTGTTTTAAAAGGTCAACTCGACCGTCGTTTGCGAATTGGCTTGCCTGAACAAGGCGAATACGCTTTTTTAGCAACCACAGAAGCATTAAAAAATGCCCGCATCGACATGGACTTTTTAGAAAAAAATGATGTGGGAATCCTTTATGGCAACGACAGTTCTGCAAAACCTGTAATTGACGCTACCGATACCTTGCGTGAAAAACGCGACACTATGTTGTTGGGTTCCGGATCAGTGTTTCAAAGCATGAACTCTACGGTTACAATGAACCTTTCAACTATATTTAAGTTAAAAGGAATCAATTTTACCATCAGTGGTGCTTGCGCAAGTGGCTCCCACTCTATTGGTATGGGCTACTTTTTAATTAAGCACGGCTTGCAGGAACAAGTTATTTGTGGTGGGGCGCAGGAGTTAAACATGTATTCCATGGGTAGTTTTGATGCGCTAAGTGCCTTTTCAATTAAAGAAAGTACGCCGCAAACCGCCTCCAAACCGTTCGATAAAAATCGTGATGGATTGGTACCGAGTGGTGGAGCAGCTACCGTTATTTTAGAAAGTTATGAATCGGCTGTAAAGCGCGGAGCACCTATCTTAGCTGAGTTGGTTGGTTACGGTTTTTCATCCAATGGCAGTCATATTTCTCAACCAAGCGTCGACGGTCTAGTAAAATCAATGGCAATGGCAATGCGCGATGCAGGCCTAAGCAATGCCGAAATTGATTATATAAATGCACATGCCACCAGCACACCGGTGGGAGATGGATTTGAAGCAAGAGCAATTGATAAAATGTTTGGCGATGTGCAAACTCCGGTTAGCAGTACCAAATCCATGACCGGCCACGAATGCTGGATGGCTGGAGCCAGCGAAATTGTGTATTCGATGTTGATGTTACAGGATGGTTTTATAGCACCCAACATCAATTTTGAATCACCGGATGAAGATTCTGCCAAACTAAATTTAGCTACAAAAACGATAGATAAAAATATTGATGTATTTTTGTCGAACTCTTTTGGATTTGGTGGAACAAATTCCTCCTTGATTGTAAAGAAAATTAAATAA
- a CDS encoding acyl carrier protein — protein MTDAELIEKVNDLLVDEFEVERETISPDAVLKDTLGLDSLDYVDLVVVIESNFGFKVKPEDFVGIVTFQDFYNYALKRVAEKV, from the coding sequence ATGACTGACGCAGAATTAATTGAAAAAGTAAACGACCTCTTGGTAGATGAATTTGAAGTTGAACGTGAAACTATTTCCCCTGATGCGGTTTTAAAAGATACGCTCGGATTAGATAGTTTAGATTATGTGGATTTAGTGGTGGTAATTGAAAGCAACTTTGGCTTTAAAGTAAAACCTGAGGATTTTGTTGGGATTGTAACCTTTCAGGATTTTTACAATTATGCGTTAAAACGCGTTGCTGAAAAAGTATAA
- a CDS encoding lipid A biosynthesis acyltransferase, with product MKKLWSGKTRGGVLGHKIFVFIIKRFRLRVAFFVLHFVSAYFVFFSPKSTKSIYHFFRKVFKYSPLKSFFKIFRNYYIFGQTLIDKVAMMAGIVKQYTFEFDGEEHLRAMVENGTGGMLISAHLGNWEIAGHMLQRLNCKVNVVMYEAEHESLKKYMNSVTGKKYVNVIVMRSDMSHIFEISNALKNKELICIHGDRFVEGAKVIPTNFFGDKAFFPSGPFYMASKFDVPYAFVFAMKERSTHYHLYSTPQKKCTEGVQKMVEEYASALENMVIKYPEQWFNYYDFWTPVDKKVTKHNP from the coding sequence ATGAAAAAATTATGGAGCGGCAAAACCCGTGGTGGCGTGCTGGGGCATAAAATTTTTGTTTTTATTATCAAGCGATTTCGATTACGGGTGGCCTTTTTTGTGCTGCATTTTGTTTCTGCTTACTTTGTCTTCTTCTCCCCAAAATCCACCAAATCAATCTATCATTTTTTCAGAAAAGTATTTAAGTATTCCCCGCTAAAATCATTTTTCAAAATATTTCGAAACTACTATATTTTTGGACAAACTTTAATCGATAAAGTAGCCATGATGGCTGGTATTGTAAAACAATACACTTTTGAGTTTGATGGGGAAGAACACTTGCGTGCGATGGTGGAAAACGGCACCGGAGGTATGCTCATTAGTGCCCATTTAGGAAATTGGGAAATAGCCGGACACATGTTGCAGCGCCTCAATTGCAAAGTGAATGTGGTGATGTATGAAGCTGAACACGAAAGTTTAAAAAAATACATGAACAGTGTTACCGGAAAAAAATATGTGAACGTAATTGTAATGCGTTCTGACATGTCTCACATTTTTGAAATCAGCAATGCCCTCAAAAATAAAGAGCTTATTTGCATTCACGGCGATCGCTTTGTGGAAGGTGCTAAAGTAATCCCTACCAATTTTTTTGGGGATAAAGCCTTTTTTCCATCCGGCCCATTTTACATGGCTTCTAAGTTTGATGTGCCTTATGCTTTTGTTTTTGCAATGAAGGAAAGAAGCACGCATTATCACCTCTACTCTACTCCACAAAAAAAATGTACCGAAGGGGTTCAAAAAATGGTGGAAGAATATGCATCAGCACTTGAAAACATGGTTATTAAATATCCGGAGCAATGGTTTAATTATTATGATTTTTGGACGCCAGTTGACAAGAAGGTAACAAAACATAATCCGTAA
- a CDS encoding DUF433 domain-containing protein has product MELLDRITINQEICHGKPCIRGMRWPVEVIIDLLYSGMTTEDILKDHSKLDKEDIFAALNYVKLLASGIHYKHVA; this is encoded by the coding sequence ATGGAACTACTAGACCGGATTACTATAAATCAAGAAATATGTCATGGTAAACCCTGTATTAGGGGCATGCGTTGGCCAGTAGAAGTAATTATTGATTTATTATATTCAGGTATGACCACTGAGGATATTTTGAAGGATCATTCTAAATTAGATAAAGAAGATATTTTTGCAGCTCTTAATTATGTCAAGTTACTTGCTTCAGGTATTCACTATAAACATGTTGCCTAA
- a CDS encoding hydroxymyristoyl-ACP dehydratase, translated as MSQLVDKINILNFIPQRPPMVMVDALLSSDEATLTAHTSFFIEESNIFCEANAFKEPGLIENIAQSCALRAGYTFHSKNEKVPLGFIGAIKNLHIHFFPEANSEIMTEIKVVNEIFDVTLVTGKVFSEGKLAAECEMKIFLKKD; from the coding sequence ATGTCACAATTAGTTGATAAAATAAACATACTAAATTTCATCCCCCAACGCCCGCCAATGGTGATGGTAGATGCCTTGCTAAGCAGCGATGAAGCTACATTAACCGCACATACCAGCTTTTTTATTGAAGAGAGCAATATTTTTTGTGAAGCGAATGCTTTTAAAGAACCCGGTCTTATTGAAAACATTGCACAATCCTGTGCCTTAAGAGCCGGATATACCTTTCATTCAAAAAACGAAAAAGTCCCACTCGGCTTTATTGGCGCAATAAAAAACCTGCACATCCATTTTTTTCCGGAAGCTAACTCCGAAATAATGACTGAAATAAAAGTGGTGAATGAAATTTTTGATGTTACTTTAGTCACCGGTAAAGTTTTTTCAGAAGGTAAGCTTGCTGCCGAATGTGAAATGAAAATTTTTTTAAAGAAAGACTAA
- a CDS encoding acyl-CoA thioesterase encodes MKDSQLIAETEIAIRFNEVDALGIVWHGNYVKYFEDGREAFGEKYNLNFQKVYINEGFVTPIVSVECNYKQSLKYGDRAIVQTRYIPSRASKIIFEYSIFRASDRVLMTTGKTVQVFVSREGELFYTVPEFFAAWKKKMSE; translated from the coding sequence ATGAAGGACAGTCAATTGATTGCCGAAACAGAAATTGCCATTCGATTTAATGAAGTAGATGCATTAGGCATAGTATGGCATGGCAATTATGTTAAATATTTTGAAGACGGGCGCGAAGCATTCGGAGAGAAATACAATCTCAATTTTCAAAAAGTTTACATCAACGAAGGCTTTGTTACCCCAATTGTTTCGGTTGAATGCAATTACAAACAATCGCTAAAATACGGTGATAGGGCAATTGTGCAAACCCGCTATATTCCAAGTAGAGCAAGTAAAATAATATTTGAATACTCCATTTTTAGAGCGTCAGACAGAGTGCTTATGACTACCGGTAAAACCGTTCAAGTTTTTGTAAGCCGTGAAGGTGAATTGTTTTACACCGTGCCGGAATTTTTCGCCGCTTGGAAAAAGAAAATGAGTGAATAA
- a CDS encoding beta-ketoacyl synthase: MNKRMGMKEVYVVADNVISPLGFNTSDNFKQLLAANTAIVSHTLPAASPLPFFAALLNKSKLDTSFEGDASSYSYFEKLCINSISNALSQAKINYQDSTTLLIISTTKGNVDLLLSNPFEAKRVYLHESAKQIQHYFKLKNTPLIVSNACISGVVALNTAAELLNHGIYKHCIVVGADVVSEFTLSGFETFKALSPGPCKPFDAQRNGTSLGEGAATLILSTQHKSKLKILSGASSNDANHISGPSRDGVGLFIAVNKTMQAHQLPKIDFISAHGTGTIYNDEMESKAFNLAGLNQVPVNSLKGFFGHTFGAAGIIESAITLESMRRNCLIPTLGFETKDAGINLNIIKKAENQELHTSLKTASGFGGCNAAVMFQKVV, encoded by the coding sequence GTGAATAAGAGAATGGGTATGAAGGAGGTGTATGTAGTAGCAGACAATGTAATTTCACCATTAGGATTTAACACGAGCGATAATTTTAAACAATTGCTTGCCGCTAACACAGCCATTGTTAGCCATACCCTTCCGGCTGCTTCACCCCTACCATTTTTCGCTGCATTACTAAATAAAAGTAAATTAGATACTAGCTTTGAAGGGGATGCTTCCTCCTATTCCTATTTTGAAAAGCTATGTATCAATTCTATTTCAAATGCGCTTTCTCAAGCTAAAATAAATTATCAAGACAGCACAACTCTCCTTATTATTTCAACCACTAAAGGAAATGTAGACTTATTGCTGTCGAATCCATTTGAAGCAAAGCGAGTTTATCTGCACGAAAGTGCGAAACAAATTCAACACTATTTTAAGCTCAAAAACACACCGCTAATTGTCTCAAATGCTTGTATTTCGGGAGTTGTGGCACTTAATACAGCTGCTGAATTATTGAATCATGGCATATACAAGCACTGTATTGTGGTGGGTGCCGATGTGGTAAGCGAATTTACCTTATCGGGATTTGAGACGTTCAAAGCGCTTAGCCCCGGACCTTGTAAACCCTTTGATGCCCAGCGTAATGGAACATCCTTGGGCGAAGGAGCAGCTACCCTTATTTTGAGTACCCAACATAAATCGAAACTCAAAATATTATCCGGCGCAAGCAGCAACGATGCAAACCATATTTCAGGCCCTTCACGGGATGGAGTGGGACTATTTATAGCGGTAAACAAAACAATGCAAGCGCATCAACTTCCCAAAATTGATTTTATATCTGCACACGGCACCGGCACAATTTATAACGATGAAATGGAATCAAAAGCCTTTAATTTAGCGGGTTTAAATCAAGTGCCTGTCAATAGTTTGAAAGGATTTTTTGGCCATACCTTTGGTGCAGCCGGAATTATAGAATCTGCCATCACCCTTGAAAGCATGCGTCGAAATTGCCTTATCCCAACCTTGGGTTTTGAAACAAAAGACGCAGGAATAAATTTAAATATCATTAAAAAAGCTGAAAATCAGGAACTTCATACCAGCCTTAAAACAGCCTCCGGTTTTGGTGGATGCAATGCTGCTGTTATGTTTCAAAAAGTTGTATAA
- a CDS encoding 3-oxoacyl-ACP synthase, which translates to MKNRITSYCRIKNHSIHLNGELAFSTVNANFTTFSKEAYQHFKINYLKFFKMDNLSKLAFLGAELIFQDKKLIDNYAPEEIAVCFCSSASSLDTDRKHVESIKDRANYFPSPSVFVYTLPNIMLGEICIRNNFKGENVCFIQEGFDPEFSSNLVASWINESKCKACLLAYVDFEFEKEDALLCWIEKSTNTQFPELSNENYKNLYLNN; encoded by the coding sequence GTGAAAAACCGTATAACCAGTTATTGCCGAATTAAAAATCATTCAATTCATCTAAATGGTGAACTTGCTTTTAGCACGGTGAATGCTAACTTTACAACGTTTTCGAAAGAAGCCTATCAACACTTTAAAATCAATTATCTTAAATTTTTTAAGATGGACAATTTAAGCAAATTGGCATTTTTAGGTGCAGAGCTAATTTTTCAAGACAAAAAGTTAATTGACAACTATGCTCCCGAAGAAATCGCTGTGTGCTTTTGCAGCAGTGCTTCCAGTTTGGATACCGACCGTAAACATGTTGAAAGTATTAAGGATCGCGCTAATTATTTCCCTAGTCCCTCGGTATTTGTTTACACGCTTCCCAATATTATGCTAGGTGAAATTTGTATCCGAAATAATTTTAAAGGGGAGAATGTTTGTTTTATTCAAGAGGGATTTGATCCTGAATTTTCAAGCAATTTAGTTGCCTCTTGGATTAACGAATCAAAATGTAAAGCCTGCTTATTAGCGTATGTGGATTTTGAATTTGAAAAAGAAGATGCACTTTTGTGTTGGATTGAAAAATCTACGAACACACAATTTCCGGAATTATCGAATGAGAACTATAAAAATTTATATTTAAATAATTGA
- a CDS encoding acyl carrier protein, whose amino-acid sequence MSQLAEELKTEIIKALNLEGVSPADIDNDAPLFGEGLGLDSIDALELIVLLDKNYGIKIDSAADGKTVFHSVSSMVAYIESKK is encoded by the coding sequence ATGAGCCAATTAGCAGAAGAACTAAAAACAGAAATAATAAAAGCACTAAACCTCGAAGGTGTAAGCCCTGCCGATATCGATAACGATGCCCCGCTTTTTGGCGAAGGTTTAGGATTAGATTCTATTGATGCATTAGAACTGATTGTCTTACTGGATAAAAACTACGGTATTAAAATTGACTCAGCTGCCGATGGAAAAACTGTGTTTCACAGCGTATCCAGCATGGTTGCTTACATTGAAAGTAAAAAATAA
- a CDS encoding beta-ketoacyl-[acyl-carrier-protein] synthase family protein yields MPDKIFVTGIGIISSIGKNIEETLLHFRSAKSGIGPITRMDTVHKNSLPVAEVKLSNAELKQLLKLNSSDKIYSRTALLGMVAAAQALKSAGITNVSEMRTGIISANSVGGMDLTEQFYESFLKDNESGNASVVTAHDCGDSTEKIADFLGITEYVSTISTACSSSANSIMLGARLIKNGVLDRVLVGGTDALTRFTLNGFNTLMIFDKNECRPFDAERNGLNLGEGAGYLVLESEKSVLATQKKVLGMLSGYANANDAYHQTASSPDGNGAFLAMQQALELSGLLPEHIDYINVHGTATQNNDLSEGIAMKRIFGEKIPPFSSTKSFTGHTLGAAGGIEAVFSILALQEQIIYPNLRFKTPIAELNISPVTTFLENVSIKNILSNSFGFGGNNSTLIFSAA; encoded by the coding sequence ATGCCCGATAAAATTTTTGTTACCGGCATAGGAATTATTTCTTCTATAGGAAAAAATATAGAAGAAACATTGCTGCATTTCCGGTCAGCTAAATCGGGAATAGGTCCGATTACCCGCATGGATACTGTCCACAAAAATTCTTTACCGGTTGCAGAAGTCAAATTGAGCAATGCAGAATTAAAACAACTTTTGAAGTTAAATTCAAGCGATAAAATTTATTCGCGAACCGCATTATTAGGAATGGTGGCGGCGGCTCAAGCATTGAAAAGCGCTGGTATTACAAATGTTTCAGAAATGCGCACCGGAATAATTTCTGCCAACAGTGTAGGCGGAATGGACCTTACAGAACAATTTTACGAATCCTTTTTAAAAGACAATGAAAGCGGAAATGCTTCAGTTGTTACTGCCCATGATTGTGGAGATAGTACAGAAAAAATAGCCGACTTTCTTGGAATAACAGAATATGTTAGTACCATCAGTACTGCTTGCTCCTCCTCCGCAAATTCCATCATGTTGGGTGCACGCTTAATTAAAAATGGGGTGCTCGATCGCGTTCTTGTAGGTGGTACAGATGCTTTAACCCGCTTTACCTTAAATGGATTCAACACCCTAATGATATTTGATAAAAACGAATGTCGCCCTTTTGATGCGGAACGAAACGGCTTAAATTTAGGCGAAGGTGCCGGCTATCTTGTATTGGAATCAGAAAAATCAGTGCTAGCAACACAAAAAAAAGTACTCGGTATGCTTAGCGGATATGCAAATGCAAACGATGCCTACCATCAAACTGCCTCATCACCTGATGGTAATGGAGCCTTTTTAGCCATGCAACAGGCACTGGAACTTAGCGGTTTATTACCGGAGCATATTGATTATATTAATGTGCATGGTACTGCCACCCAAAATAATGACCTTAGCGAGGGCATTGCTATGAAGCGAATTTTTGGTGAGAAAATCCCTCCGTTTAGTTCTACCAAATCTTTTACCGGACACACCTTGGGTGCGGCCGGTGGAATAGAAGCTGTGTTTTCGATTCTTGCTTTGCAAGAGCAAATTATTTATCCCAATCTCCGCTTTAAAACACCTATAGCAGAACTAAATATCAGTCCGGTGACAACTTTTTTAGAAAATGTTTCCATAAAAAATATCCTTTCCAATTCTTTTGGATTTGGAGGAAACAATTCCACATTAATTTTTTCGGCAGCATAA
- a CDS encoding beta-ketoacyl synthase chain length factor translates to MKAYINGVGSISAQQTSNSKDFLKEIITYNSNALAAIEPDYKAYINPTQIRRMGRMIKMGVTAAQMCLKDAEVAMPDAILTGTGLGCIEDTDKFLTAIIENKEQFLTPTSFIQSTHNTVGGQIALLLKCTNYNFTYVHRGFSFESCVLDACMMLHEKKANAVLIGGMDELTPTSLKLLERIGHVKNIPVQSSMLLETNSPASIAGEGANFFILSGDKTPNSYAQILGCKMIYKPSSIEKIKAEINQLLDQHNLSESQIDLVLCGWNGDNAFDEVYADLLKNTFPQSSSGHYKHLCGEYHTANAFGFLLASHILKTQIIPESVLLKNRHRTPKNILLYNHYRGINHTLLLLTAC, encoded by the coding sequence ATGAAGGCGTATATCAATGGAGTTGGAAGTATTTCAGCACAGCAAACAAGCAATTCAAAAGATTTTCTGAAGGAAATTATTACCTATAATTCAAATGCCTTAGCAGCAATTGAACCCGATTATAAAGCGTATATCAATCCCACACAAATCCGCAGAATGGGGCGTATGATTAAAATGGGCGTTACAGCTGCACAAATGTGTTTAAAAGATGCTGAAGTGGCAATGCCCGATGCCATCTTAACCGGAACAGGATTAGGTTGTATTGAAGATACCGACAAGTTTTTAACTGCAATTATCGAAAACAAAGAACAATTCCTTACGCCAACTTCCTTTATTCAGTCAACACACAATACAGTTGGCGGGCAAATTGCACTTCTTTTAAAATGCACCAACTATAATTTCACCTACGTGCACCGAGGTTTTTCTTTCGAAAGTTGTGTGTTGGATGCGTGTATGATGTTGCACGAAAAAAAAGCAAATGCTGTTTTAATTGGTGGGATGGATGAATTAACCCCCACCAGTCTTAAATTGCTAGAAAGAATAGGGCATGTAAAAAATATTCCCGTGCAAAGTTCTATGTTGTTGGAAACTAATTCTCCCGCTAGTATAGCCGGTGAAGGCGCTAATTTTTTCATTTTAAGTGGTGACAAGACTCCCAATTCCTATGCACAGATATTAGGATGCAAAATGATTTACAAACCAAGCTCAATCGAAAAAATAAAAGCTGAAATCAATCAGCTGCTAGATCAACATAATCTCAGTGAAAGTCAAATTGATTTGGTTTTATGTGGTTGGAATGGCGATAATGCTTTTGATGAAGTATACGCTGATTTGCTCAAAAATACTTTTCCTCAAAGCTCCAGCGGCCATTACAAACACCTCTGTGGCGAATACCATACGGCAAATGCTTTTGGATTTCTTTTAGCTTCACACATTTTAAAAACACAGATTATACCGGAGTCTGTTTTATTAAAAAATCGTCATCGTACTCCCAAAAACATTTTACTCTACAACCACTATCGTGGGATAAATCACACTTTACTGCTACTCACAGCATGTTGA